A genomic region of Colletotrichum destructivum chromosome 5, complete sequence contains the following coding sequences:
- a CDS encoding Putative TauD/TfdA-like domain, taurine dioxygenase TauD-like superfamily, with protein MYWLSLDVFLRAKLSLTSTPKGPARSLASYLPLPNMRQVARYVRSTCGFRKVTLDTFASSTLIPHPRCHATVHTPSPLSYDLRCLEAPRLSHAKDPDHVRQISQHLEKVGMLKIKLGFPDSNSDYLKQLLHSLHEHHNHQLPISHSATRGWFWDVRPSETNFQAGDHQARSETMNDFPWHTDCSYEEPPPRYFALQVLQHDRYGGGTLSVLNVQRLSELLPPSARAALKAPEYRISIPSEFIKDPSRKHIHATVLATSPDGESTMIRYREDILEPLTDRASRALEELKEALVRKEVQAQATVHLRSSDLPKGSIILMDNRRWLHARNHINDPARHLRRVRWDVCPFGDASESRA; from the coding sequence ATGTATTGGCTTTCGTTGGATGTCTTCTTAAGAGCCAAACTGTCCCTGACCTCGACGCCCAAAGGCCCGGCCCGCTCCCTGGCATCTTATCTTCCCCTACCCAACATGCGCCAAGTTGCCCGCTACGTCCGCAGTACATGCGGTTTCCGCAAAGTAACCCTTGATACATTCGCATCTTCTACTCTCATTCCCCATCCTCGCTGTCATGCCACAGTACACACGCCGTCCCCATTGTCTTACGACCTACGGTGTCTGGAGGCACCCAGGTTAAGCCATGCCAAAGACCCAGATCACGTCCGGCAGATATCGCAGCATCTGGAGAAAGTCGGCATGCTCAAGATCAAGCTCGGGTTCCCTGACAGCAACAGCGATTACCTCAAGCAGCTGCTGCACAGTCTTCACGAACATCACAACCACCAGCTCCCCATCTCCCACAGCGCGACCCGCGGCTGGTTCTGGGACGTTCGCCCGAGCGAGACCAActtccaggccggcgaccaCCAGGCGCGCTCGGAAACCATGAACGACTTCCCCTGGCACACGGACTGCAGCTACGAAGAGCCGCCGCCTAGGTATTTCGCCCTCCAGGTCCTCCAGCACGATCGGTACGGAGGCGGCACACTGTCCGTCTTGAACGTCCAGAGGCTGAGCGAGCTACTTCCCCCCTCGGCGCGAGCGGCATTGAAGGCGCCGGAATACCGAATCTCGATCCCGTCCGAGTTCATCAAGGACCCGAGCCGGAAACACATTCACGCCACGGTGCTCGCCACCAGCCCCGACGGCGAGTCGACCATGATCCGGTATCGAGAAGACATCCTGGAACCCTTGACGGATCGCGCGTCGCGGGCGctggaggagctcaaggaggcGCTGGTCAGGAAGGAGGTGCAGGCGCAGGCGACGGTGCATTTGCGCTCGTCCGACCTCCCCAAGGGGTCCATCATCCTCATGGACAACCGCCGCTGGCTGCACGCGCGAAATCACATTAACGACCCGGCGCGCCACCTCCGACGGGTGCGATGGGACGTGTGTCCGTTTGGTGATGCTTCGGAAAGCCGTGCCTGA
- a CDS encoding Putative AAA+ ATPase domain, ABC transporter type 1, transmembrane domain-containing protein, whose translation MSLPLSGAALAVAALSSSVAAYNVFRQLRSGKPKDWFYEDVDGCATPKALAEFSSKGIKVVVLLFSAIGTGTSIAGLVLSTVYKFRHGFLLENSLNAAAWGLVLLQAICIAVLHSPVESHNLGIWLTASSWFLAITSAQPLSYYFTAAHFPGQSAFMGLIWLISALDAAILAIVSGMLPRRPEIVYDGAKVDRQWTVSLLNRLTWSWIQPLLRHASMHDGLEGDDVPHADVNLRSKQLAKEWNRVENKPTLFLSLAAAYKGRLAVLWAATLVRCAVSILPFWFMLRILKTLETEVTRSNPVQLFIFVLGMAVSNLADSWMEGWAYWYSLADLALPIRSQISGLIFDKALRRKNVRAAGPEDSAGESEQADAASTEDSAVPKSRQVIVNLVGVDTERLSYFFQFQFLILNGVVKLVIFSFFLLQLLGWIPFCAGIAAWAVTLPPNAWFSRKVLAESQSLMRHRDAKLSKVNEVLLGLRQIKFSGLESRWERRILALRETELKTLWKFFLADSGLFACWVISPIFLAVASLVTYVFIEGSLLPSVAFVSIGILNSLETTLGSLPELLTLALDSLVSLRRIDAYLKESEREALVADGSCIMFERASISWHADEDTPQKDRFTMDEISLSFPKGALSVISGKVGTGKTLLLSAILGEADLLSGSIRVPKEQTSKQDVPNTDRWVIPGSIAYISQTPWLENASLRNNVLFGLPFNKERYDSVLDACALREDLAALPDGDGTELGANGVNLSGGQKWRVTLARAVYSRAEILLMEDIFSAVDSHVGAWIFEKCLTDDLCRGRTRILVTHHLGLVLPGAEFLVELGDGGVVYSGSAGTRAPSGSRDRGPSDVVVAGPADSDPDAKTTADVVNPEQSQLPEPLTSPPRKFMQEESRQKGTVKASVYLTYVRCSGGLYLWAACLGIYLTYQVGIIGRAWWLRFWTGEANVNAASGSFLVHPAYNSPFATQQLFAQTADQNPAKTDVLFYVQVYVAISLSTALIGVLRNISSYFLAVRASRALFEKMLFTIMRVTLRWLDTVPTGRILNRFTADFSVIDERIAMTWSLFLSNLLRLVGICVASCFASPYLIIPAAILLGFGVVAGSKYLVVSRPLKRLESNAKSPVFELFNTTLAGLSTIRAFRKTKTYLEQMHRSLDTWAMTTFYIALANRWMSFRMALIAALFSVAVGVVITVKPIDAALTGLALTFILDFSESLRWMVRCYGDMELEMNSMERVVEYMALETEPLTGENPAAVWPTSGSIEFENLEVGYAPDLPPVLKDLSLRIRHGERIGVVGRTGAGKSSLTLALFRFLEARSGSITIDGLDISKLNLTDLRSRISIVPQHPVLFSGTIRSNLDPFGEYTDVELHEALARFHLTGSSSSHDSDEFERDTNLFRDLSSPVSESGGNLSQGQQQLVCIARALLAESKIIVLDEATSSIDAGTDDLIQQSIRSCFIDRTLIVVAHRLRTVSDFDRILVLDGGRMVEFGTPRELWESEGVFRGMCDNTGEKEELRQSIMG comes from the exons ATGTCCCTTCCGCTCAGTGGTGCAGCATTGGCTGTTGCGGCGCTGTCATCGTCTGTCGCAGCTTACAATGTGTTTCGCCAACTGCGAAGTGGGAAGCCAAAGGATTGGTTTTacgaggacgtcgatggTTGCGCCACACCGAAAGCTCTGGCAGAGTTCTCCAGCAAAGGTATCAAGGTTGTCGTCCTTCTCTTTTCAGCCATTGGGACGGGCACGTCCATCGCCGGTCTGGTACTTTCAACTGTCTACAAGTTCCGCCATGGCTTCTTGTTGGAAAACAGCTTGAACGCGGCTGCATGG GGCCTCGTTCTTCTGCAGGCTATCTGTATAGCAGTTTTGCACTCTCCTGTTGAGTCCCATAACCTGGGTATTTGGCTCACAGCTTCATCATGGTTTCTGGCAATTACTTCGGCTCAACCCTTGAGCTATTACTTCACGGCGGCGCACTTTCCAGGGCAAAGTGCTTTTATGGGTCTTATATGGCTGATCAGCGCCCTTGATGCCGCAATCCTCGCAATCGTCAGCGGCATGCTCCCTCGAAGGCCGGAAATCGTCTACGACGGAGCTAAAGTCGACCGCCAATGGACCGTCTCTCTACTCAACCGATTGACCTGGTCCTGGATCCAACCGCTGCTGCGCCACGCCTCGATGCacgatggccttgagggAGACGATGTCCCTCACGCGGACGTCAATCTGAGATCGAAGCAGCTGGCGAAAGAGTGGAATAGAGTTGAAAACAAACCCACTCtgtttctttctcttgcGGCGGCGTACAAAGGGAGATTAGCGGTCTTATGGGCGGCAACCCTCGTCCGTTGCGCGGTCAGCATCCTCCCGTTCTGGTTCATGCTCCGCATCCTCAAGACTCTCGAAACCGAGGTCACCAGATCGAACCCGGTGCAGCTGTTCATCTTCGTCCTGGGCATGGCTGTCTCCAATCTTGCCGACTCT TGGATGGAGGGTTGGGCGTATTGGTACTCCCTGGCCGACCTCGCTCTGCCGATCCGCTCCCAGATATCGGGCCTCATCTTTGACAAGGCACTGCGGCGGAAGAACGTCAGAGCAGCGGGCCCGGAAGACTCGGCTGGGGAATCGGAACAGGCCGACGCGGCATCGACCGAGGACTCAGCCGTGCCCAAGTCTCGTCAGGTCATTGTGAACCTGGTCGGCGTCGACACCGAGCGTCTTTCGTACTTCttccagttccagttcctcatcctcaacggggtcgtcaagctcgtcatcttctccttcttccttctccagctGCTCGGCTGGATCCCGTTCTgcgccggcatcgccgcctgGGCCGTCACCTTGCCGCCGAATGCTTGGTTTTCGAGAAAGGTCCTAGCCGAGTCGCAGTCTCTGATGCGGCATCGAGACGCCAAGCTGTCCAAGGTGAACGAGGTGCTCCTCGGGCTGCGGCAGATCAAGTTCTCCGGTCTGGAGTCACGGTGGGAGAGGAGGATCCTTGCGCTGAGAGAGACGGAGCTCAAGACCCTTTGGAAGTTCTTCCTTGCCGACAGCGGGTTGTTCGCTTGCTGGGTCATCAGCCCGATCTTCTTGGCTGTGGCATCACTCGTCACCTACGTCTTCATCGAGGGCTCGTTGTTGCCTTCGGTGGCGTTCGTTAGCATTGGAATCCTGAACAGTCTCGAGACCACGCTGGGATCGCTTCCGGAGCTGCTCACCCTGGCGCTTGattctcttgtctctctgAGAAGGATTGATGCCTATCTGAAAGAGTCAGAAAGAGAAGCATTGGTGGCTGATGGCTCCTGTATCATGTTCGAGAGGGCTTCCATCTCCTGgcatgccgacgaggatACTCCCCAGAAGGACAGGTTCACCATGGATGAGATCAGCTTGTCGTTTCCAAAAGGAGCACTCTCCGTCATCTCCGGGAAGGTCGGGACGGGTAAAACCCTTCTTTTGTCCGCCATACTGGGTGAAGCGGATCTTTTGAGCGGCTCGATTCGGGTACCCAAGGAACAAACTTCCAAGCAAGATGTCCCCAACACGGACAGATGGGTTATCCCAGGATCCATCGCCTACATCAGCCAGACCCCGTGGCTCGAGAACGCCTCTCTGCGAAACAATGTCCTGTTCGGCCTTCCCTTCAACAAAGAGCGGTACGAcagcgtcctcgacgcgTGTGCCCTAAGAGAAGACCTCGCTGCGCTTCCTGACGGCGATGGCACGGAGCTCGGGGCAAATGGCGTCAACCTGAGCGGCGGTCAGAAATGGCGTGTCACGCTCGCGCGTGCCGTGTACTCCCGGGCCGAGATCCTACTGATGGAAGACATCTTCAGCGCCGTGGATTCGCACGTGGGCGCGTGGATATTCGAAAAGTGCCTCACGGACGACCTCTGCAGAGGGCGGACAAGGATCCTCGTCACCCACCATTTGGGTCTAGTCCTCCCGGGAGCAGAGTTCCTGGTTGAACTCGGGGACGGTGGCGTAGTCTACTCTGGCTCGGCGGGAACTCGAGCTCCAAGTGGCAGCCGAGATCGAGGTCCGTCagacgttgtcgtcgccgggcccGCTGATTCCGATCCCGATGCGAAAACCACTGCGGACGTTGTGAATCCGGAGCAATCTCAACTGCCAGAGCCGCTTACTTCTCCTCCAAGAAAGTTCATGCAAGAGGAAAGTCGCCAGAAAGGCACCGTAAAGGCAAGCGTCTATCTGACGTACGTCAGATGTAGCGGTGGTCTTTATCTGTGGGCTGCCTGTCTTGGAATTTATCTAACGTACCAAGTTGGAATCATCG GTCGGGCTTGGTGGCTTCGATTCTGGACTGGAGAGGCCAACGTCAATGCAGCAAGCGGAAGCTTCCTCGTCCACCCGGCTTACAACTCCCCCTTCGCTACACAGCAGTTGTTCGCCCAGACAGCCGACCAGAATCCCGCAAAGACAGACGTGCTCTTCTACGTCCAAGTCTACGTCGCCATCTCGCTGAGCACGGCGCTCATCGGCGTCCTGCGCAACATCTCGTCCTATTTCCTCGCTGTCagggcgagcagggcgcTCTTCGAGAAGATGCTCTTCACAATCATGCGCGTCACGCTGCGGTGGCTGGACACCGTGCCCACCGGCCGGATCCTCAACCGCTTCACGGCCGACTTCAGCGTCATCGACGAGCGGATCGCCATGACCTGGAGCCTGTTCCTCTCCAACCTCCTCAGGCTGGTCGGCATCTGCGTCGCGTCCTGTTTTGCGTCGCCATACCTCATCATCCCCGCCGCTATCCTTCTCGGGTTCGGAGTCGTAGCCGGGAGCAAGTACCTCGTCGTCAGCCGGCCGTTGAAGAGGCTCGAGAGCAATGCAAAGTCCCCCGTCTTCGAGCTCTTCAACACCACGCTGGCCGGCCTCTCGACGATCCGGGCATTccggaagacgaagacgtaCCTAGAACAGATGCACCGCAGCCTCGATACGTGGGCGATGACCACCTTCTACATCGCCCTGGCCAACCGGTGGATGAGCTTCCGCATGGCTCTCATCGCCGCTCTCTTCAGCGTCGCGGTGGGAGTCGTCATCACCGTTAAGCCCATTGACGCGGCCTTGACCGGGCTCGCCTTGACTTTCATCCTGGACTTTTCCGAGAGCCTTCGCTGGATGGTTCGGTGCTACGGGGACATGGAGCTGGAGATGAACTCGATGGAGCGTGTGGTCGAGTACATGGCCCTGGAGACGGAACCGCTTACAGGGGAGAACCCAGCGGCAGTCTGGCCAACCTCGGGAAGCATCGAGTTTGAGAACCTAGAGGTTGGCTACGCGCCAGACTTGCCGCCCGTGTTAAAGGATCTCTCGCTCAGAATCAGGCACGGTGAGCGGATCGGCGTTGTGGGCCGCACTGGGGCAGGCAAGTCGTCATTGACGCTTGCTCTGTTCCGGTTCCTGGAAGCCCGGTCAGGCAGTATCACGATTGATGGGCTTGACATCTCGAAACTCAACTTGACCGACTTGAGATCGCGGATATCCATCGTCCCGCAG CATCCCGTGTTATTCTCCGGTACAATCAGGTCCAACTTGGACCCCTTTGGCGAGTATACGGACGTCGAGCTTCATGAGGCCCTCGCCAGGTTTCATCTCACAGGCTCATCATCCAGTCACGATTCCGATGAGTTTGAGAGGGACACCAACCTCTTCCGCGACTTGTCAAGCCCTGTATCCGAGTCTGGCGGCAACCTCTCCCAGGGCCAGCAACAGCTCGTCTGCATCGCCCGCGCTCTCCTCGCCGAGTCCAAGatcatcgtcctcgatgaGGCCACCTCGTCCATTGACGCGGGGACGGACGACCTGATTCAGCAGAGCATCCGTAGCTGCTTCATCGACAGGACCCTGATTGTGGTCGCCCACCGGCTGCGGACCGTTTCCGATTTTGACAGGATACttgtccttgatggcggGCGCATGGTCGAGTTCGGGACGCCGCGCGAGTTGTGGGAAAGTGAGGGCGTGTTCCGCGGCATGTGTGATAATacgggggagaaggaggagttGCGTCAGAGTATCATGGGCTGA
- a CDS encoding Putative dehydroquinase, class II, protein MAKSILLINGPNLNLLGTREPHIYGSTTLAQLEASSREHARSLGAELQSFQSNTEGAIVDRIHAARDAGVDVIIINPAAYTHTSVAIRDALLGVAIPFIELHISNTHARESFRHHSYLSDKAEAVIMGFGIHGYGYAIDHAVKNIKPKA, encoded by the coding sequence ATGGCAAAGTCAATCCTCCTCATCAACGGCCCCAACCTGAACCTCCTGGGCACCCGCGAGCCTCACATCTACGGCTCGACGACGCTCGCGCAGCTTGAGGCCTCGTCCAGGGAGCACGCGCGgtccctcggcgccgagctgcagTCGTTCCAGTCCAACACGgagggcgccatcgtcgaccgcATCCACGCCGCGcgggacgccggcgtcgacgtcatcatcatcaacccgGCGGCCTACACGCACACAAGCGTCGCCATCCGCGACGCgctgctcggcgtcgccatccCCTTCATCGAGCTACACATCAGCAACACGCACGCGCGAGAGTCGTTCCGGCACCACAGCTACCTGAGCGACAAGGCGGAAGCGGTCATCATGGGGTTCGGCATCCACGGCTACGGGTACGCGATTGACCACGCGGTCAAGAACATCAAGCCAAAGGCGTGA